One stretch of Candidatus Aramenus sp. CH1 DNA includes these proteins:
- a CDS encoding AbrB/MazE/SpoVT family DNA-binding domain-containing protein produces MKEEIAVMDERGRITIPKEIRERIKTRKLRVRLEGNKIILEPVVEDLRKYYGVFRKDLGDADVDELLEESLSELMRDDI; encoded by the coding sequence ATGAAGGAAGAAATCGCAGTCATGGACGAGAGGGGAAGGATCACGATACCGAAGGAGATCAGGGAGAGGATAAAGACGAGGAAGCTGAGGGTAAGGCTTGAGGGGAACAAGATAATCCTGGAGCCTGTGGTTGAGGATCTTCGTAAGTATTACGGCGTATTTAGGAAAGACTTAGGGGACGCAGACGTGGACGAGTTATTGGAGGAATCCCTCTCTGAGTTGATGAGGGATGACATCTAG
- a CDS encoding type II toxin-antitoxin system VapC family toxin yields MTSRYFDVNVFVYYLTGDTKNGSKAMAWLFNTDERYTSSVTPFLVTVVLGKVLGRSLRNYELLKTVLDALNSMGVKYLDLPPWEKIAEVMLKYKLDVEDSIHVATAAENGLEMVSNDEELKSKVNAVF; encoded by the coding sequence ATGACATCTAGGTACTTCGACGTCAACGTGTTCGTCTACTACTTGACGGGGGACACGAAAAACGGATCTAAGGCCATGGCTTGGCTCTTCAACACTGACGAGAGGTACACTTCCTCGGTAACTCCCTTCTTGGTCACAGTGGTTCTTGGTAAGGTCCTTGGAAGGTCTTTGAGGAACTACGAGCTCTTGAAGACCGTACTCGACGCCCTCAACTCTATGGGAGTCAAATACCTTGACCTGCCTCCTTGGGAAAAGATAGCGGAGGTTATGCTGAAGTATAAACTGGACGTTGAGGACTCCATACACGTGGCGACGGCAGCGGAAAACGGGCTAGAGATGGTGAGCAACGACGAGGAGCTGAAAAGCAAGGTGAACGCCGTGTTCTAG
- a CDS encoding DUF4143 domain-containing protein, with protein MEYTPERGRVLSLLKEFLHYGSLPAVVLEKDDREKVRLLKSYFESVVIRNFSSVKPTIASLFASYLVSNYARPITVNNVYAYLKGLGLKVGKETVLELFNMARETYFSFPVEEFKKSERKRKANPKKLYLIDVGYVTALGFESSISHAMENSVYLELRRRGFKDQEVFYWKGKREIDFVVAKNFNPTTLIQVTYATDRVEERKVEGILEAKSQLKVDDALIITWDYSGEVKGVRAVPLWKWLLEDDKG; from the coding sequence ATGGAGTACACCCCTGAGAGGGGGAGGGTACTCTCCCTTCTCAAGGAGTTCCTGCACTACGGTTCTCTACCTGCAGTAGTCCTAGAGAAGGATGACAGGGAGAAGGTCAGGCTGTTGAAGTCTTACTTCGAATCCGTGGTGATCAGAAACTTTTCCTCGGTGAAGCCGACAATAGCATCGCTCTTCGCCAGCTACTTGGTCTCAAACTACGCTAGGCCCATAACAGTGAACAACGTCTATGCATACTTGAAAGGATTGGGACTTAAAGTAGGGAAGGAGACGGTCTTGGAGCTGTTCAACATGGCCAGGGAGACGTACTTCTCGTTTCCCGTGGAGGAGTTCAAGAAGAGCGAGAGGAAGAGGAAGGCAAACCCAAAGAAGCTATACTTGATCGACGTCGGGTACGTCACTGCTCTAGGCTTTGAGTCCTCGATCTCGCACGCCATGGAGAACTCCGTGTACTTAGAGCTCAGGAGGAGGGGGTTCAAGGACCAAGAGGTGTTCTACTGGAAGGGGAAGAGGGAGATAGACTTCGTTGTGGCGAAGAACTTCAACCCCACGACATTGATCCAAGTGACATATGCCACGGATAGAGTGGAAGAGAGGAAAGTGGAGGGGATACTGGAGGCCAAGTCCCAGCTCAAGGTAGACGACGCCTTGATCATAACCTGGGACTACTCTGGAGAGGTAAAGGGGGTGAGGGCTGTACCGCTGTGGAAGTGGTTGCTTGAGGACGACAAGGGCTGA
- a CDS encoding AAA family ATPase produces the protein MINGGLASKDEVLYLDFEDYRLKGFKVEDLDRALTVFVELTGKQPKYLLLDEVQVVEGYGSWFRRRLNSRVCLSGSSSLLTPLRIAEELRGRSVNYEVYPSRSGSSSGLRASGSTN, from the coding sequence GTGATTAACGGAGGCCTTGCTTCAAAGGACGAGGTGCTTTACCTCGACTTCGAGGACTACAGACTTAAGGGCTTTAAGGTAGAGGACCTGGACAGGGCCTTAACGGTCTTTGTTGAGCTTACAGGAAAGCAACCGAAGTACCTCCTCCTGGACGAGGTGCAGGTCGTGGAGGGATATGGGAGCTGGTTCAGGAGGAGGCTCAACTCCAGGGTATGCCTCTCCGGTTCCTCTTCCCTGCTCACACCCCTGAGGATAGCCGAGGAGCTGAGGGGGAGGAGCGTTAACTACGAGGTCTACCCCTCTCGTTCAGGGAGTTCCTCAGGTTTAAGGGCTTCAGGTTCGACAAACTAA